One segment of Candidatus Methylomirabilota bacterium DNA contains the following:
- the truA gene encoding tRNA pseudouridine(38-40) synthase TruA yields MTPVVRLTLAYDGTGFRGWAKQREQRTVEGVLQTALERFLRHRPKISVAGRTDAGVHARGQVVSFQAADVVDVGRLQLRLNALLAPEVVVTEARGVPDGFHARHSATAREYRYRIETGPYPDPFTARFVWHRPGELSLPRMRAAARELVGEHDFASFCRLPRDGSTTIRNLQRLAIARSGGLVEVTARANAFLHQMVRSLVGTLVAVGEGRIEPDRVPAILAARDRSAAAQMAPAHGLTLERVAYGRR; encoded by the coding sequence ATGACGCCCGTCGTCAGGCTGACGCTCGCGTATGACGGCACGGGGTTCCGCGGGTGGGCCAAGCAGCGTGAGCAGCGCACGGTCGAGGGCGTCCTCCAGACTGCGCTGGAACGGTTCCTGAGACACCGCCCGAAGATCTCGGTGGCCGGCCGGACCGATGCCGGCGTCCACGCCCGGGGACAAGTGGTTTCGTTCCAGGCGGCCGACGTTGTCGATGTCGGCCGCCTGCAACTGAGGCTGAACGCCCTTCTCGCTCCGGAGGTCGTGGTGACCGAGGCGCGCGGCGTGCCCGACGGATTCCACGCTCGACACAGCGCGACGGCGCGGGAGTATCGCTACCGGATCGAGACCGGGCCCTATCCTGATCCGTTCACCGCGCGGTTCGTGTGGCACCGGCCCGGCGAACTCTCGCTCCCGCGGATGCGCGCGGCCGCCCGCGAGTTGGTGGGCGAACACGACTTCGCCTCGTTCTGCCGACTGCCCAGGGACGGATCAACCACGATCCGGAACCTGCAGCGGCTGGCGATTGCCCGGTCGGGGGGTCTGGTCGAGGTCACGGCCCGGGCCAACGCGTTCCTGCACCAGATGGTCCGGAGCCTGGTGGGGACCTTGGTCGCGGTGGGCGAGGGAAGGATCGAGCCGGACCGTGTCCCTGCCATCCTGGCCGCGAGGGACCGCTCGGCGGCCGCCCAGATGGCGCCCGCCCACGGCCTGACCCTCGAACGCGTGGCGTACGGCCGGCGCTGA